From one Bdellovibrionales bacterium CG10_big_fil_rev_8_21_14_0_10_45_34 genomic stretch:
- the pgsA gene encoding CDP-diacylglycerol--glycerol-3-phosphate 3-phosphatidyltransferase, with translation MNHQLSRWKRSLPNWLTLFRVVLVAPIIVLLLRDQIVTNWICAGLFILASLTDYIDGYLARKMDVVSNFGKLMDPVADKILVSATLVMLIPTGRLEAIMVVILISRDVFIDGLRALAGSQGIIISAGKIGKWKTATQMVGIPAILLQDIGSLPVSKIGYWVLWFSVVLSIVSGIKYYLTYLRKAPIDFMN, from the coding sequence ATGAATCATCAGCTCTCGCGCTGGAAACGCTCTCTACCAAACTGGCTCACACTTTTTCGCGTGGTGCTTGTAGCGCCCATTATCGTTTTGCTACTAAGGGATCAGATTGTCACAAACTGGATATGTGCCGGGCTATTTATACTCGCCTCACTGACCGATTACATAGATGGTTATTTGGCCAGAAAAATGGACGTTGTTAGCAACTTCGGAAAACTCATGGATCCAGTTGCAGATAAAATTTTGGTCAGTGCGACGCTAGTAATGCTGATCCCCACCGGAAGACTTGAAGCAATTATGGTGGTTATTCTAATAAGTCGGGATGTTTTTATTGATGGTCTTCGTGCGCTCGCCGGGAGTCAGGGTATCATTATCAGTGCCGGCAAGATTGGAAAGTGGAAGACAGCCACACAAATGGTGGGTATTCCCGCTATTTTACTTCAAGATATCGGTAGTCTACCGGTCAGCAAAATTGGCTACTGGGTGCTCTGGTTTAGTGTGGTATTGAGTATAGTTTCTGGCATCAAGTACTATCTGACCTATTTACGTAAGGCTCCCATCGACTTTATGAATTAG